Below is a window of Fervidobacterium thailandense DNA.
GGACTTTGTAAAAGGGATGAACGGAGTTTTTCTTGCGGAATCAGGCAAGAAGACATTCGTACAAGAGTTTCACAATAGACTTGAGACATCCATCTACTCAGAAAAGCTCAAGCGAAACGTCAGTTATAGAAGCCTAATTCGTATAGAAGTTTACAAACTTGAACGACACATAATAGATGACCAAGAGTATCAACCATTCGTTAGAAAGTGAGCGATTTTCATGTACATAATAATGGCCTATGATGTTAACGAAAAAAGAGTCGCGAAAGTTCTAAAGATCGCAAGAAAATATTTAACTTGGATCCAAAACTCGCTGCTTGAAGGAGAAATCACCGAAAGCAAGTTCGAAAGACTAAAGGCAGAACTCTCAAAGATTATAGACGAATCGGAAGATTCTGTAGTTTTCTATAAGTTTGGAAGTGAAAAATTATTTCAGAAAGAATTCATGGGAGAAAAGCTTGGACCGAAGTTATTCATGTAACAGAATTGTACTATTAACTTTTTTGCAAATTTTTCCCGGACCTCCGATAGTGCAAAAACCCCGGGGGGTCTGGGAATTTGTGAAAAGTTTGCGTTCAATGTTATGTACGCTACGTTTTTGAAGGAATTTGATGTTTTTCTTGACATATTTTTCGAGTTTTTGGTATAATTATTTTGAAAGCTCCTGTCAGATCACGCCATATTCCAAAGTCTTTTTATAATGGAAAATA
It encodes the following:
- the cas2 gene encoding CRISPR-associated endonuclease Cas2; amino-acid sequence: MYIIMAYDVNEKRVAKVLKIARKYLTWIQNSLLEGEITESKFERLKAELSKIIDESEDSVVFYKFGSEKLFQKEFMGEKLGPKLFM